Sequence from the Phragmites australis chromosome 11, lpPhrAust1.1, whole genome shotgun sequence genome:
TGGTGCCCCCATTGCAGGTAAGGAACTTCCAATTAATAGAAGTGAGCAGGACTGAGTTTATGACTCCATCTGCCTTCATTTTTCTATATGAGCTGCAACTGTTCCTGACTTTCCGAAATCGATCAGTAGCAGTTTGGAACTTTCGAGGTGAACTTGTCACATCATTTGAAGATCACCTGTTGTGGCACCCTGACTGCAACACAAACAACATATACATAACAAGTGATCAAGATCTTATTATCTCTTACTGCAAGGCTGATTCCAATGATTCATCTTCAGAAGAAAACGGtaagcatcttttttttttatatattgctCAATCGCTCATGCACGTTTATGTCAGTGCTTGTTCCATTCTACTGGTTATGGTTCTTTTCATCTTTTGATTTTCCCTTTGGACATTCATTCATTGATAAATCAGGTTTCATGTGCTTCTCagattaaactaataaaactaAACCTGATGTTGCGTGATCTCATGCATTATGATGACCAAACATATGATGGTTTGCGATTTTTACGAAGGTGCACTTTTTTTTCAGTTTGATAAATTGTTCACCATTTTTTTGTTCAAATTCACCTGCACTTTATTTTCACTTCAATGTAATGTGCACAAAATGTAAACACATGCATCATAGTCACTCCTTCAAACTTTATAGCCTTTCCAACCTTCTTCAGATGATGAATGGGCATGATACCATATTTGTGGCATATAAGGAAATTTGTCATAAGCTCATTGGAACACTAATATTTCTTTCCTACAACGCAGCTGGCTCTATAAACATAAGCAGCATACTGACTGGAAAATGTTTGGCCAAAATCAAGGCTGGAAATTCATGCGAGCAAAAGAAAGCATGGAAGTTCCAGAATACAGTCTCTGAGGCCCTTGAGGACATCACAGCATTGTACTACGATGAAGAGCGTGATGAGATCTACACAGGCAATCAGCAGGGCCTTGTTCATGTGTGGTCGAATTGAGAGCTGAAACTGCAGCTTTCACCTACATCAGAGTGGTCTTCACCTGTATGTGTATTAACATCTGCCTCATGTGGCGCGGGCCACAAAGAGGCCCCTCCAGGTACCTATGAGATGCGTCTTTTTTGAGGCAATTCTTATTTATTCCTGCCTGCCAATAGCTCTCTCCAGCCATTCTCAACCCCCAGATTAGAATTGCTATTCGTCATGTGTTTTACCATAGCCTGTAGCTTTCGCAAATGTTGATTATGTCTCTCAACTCAGTCTCAGAGTGAGTTCTTCAAGTGTGACGGATTTACCCTTGCCAGTAATGAAATTTATTCGAAATATTGAGTTCTCATGTTGTTGAAATGCTTTTGCCGTGCTTGCCAAGGTCTGAGGCCTGGTGAACCCTGAAACCCCTACAAAGCTGACTGGAAAGGCTGCTGCTCTTTCAGAGCAAGGTTTTTCAGAGGCTTGCAAAAACGTTGCAAATTTGTTTGGTTCCGGGCAAGAGATGGCGTAGCTGGTATTTATCATATATTCTTCCGTTTATCGAAACCAAAAGAACATTTATGAATCATGCGAGTGTCTACAGAGGCAGAGCACGGGAGCTTTGGGAGTTTGCTTGGGACGGCGTCCACCCAGAGTCCCAGACGGTCACATGGCGGAGATTGCTCGGctagcgccggcgccggcgccggtccTGATCTCCTGCCCCCGAGGACATCCAATCCACAATGATTCGCCGTCATGTACACGTCTGTGGTCTGTGGAGTAGCAACGTTCGGCGCAGACAGGAAGTAAGCTACAAGTACATCATCAACGCAAAACTGCAAATAAAAAACAACCTTACTCAATCCTAGCTGGTTTCATCGTTGGTGCGTGCTATATATCTTTCCAAGTTCAAGACCACAAGATCATTTCTCGCTCCCAGCTTGCAGGGGACATCACAAAATCACAGCAGCAACAAAATCTGCTGACTCACATTTACTTGTCAACTACTTCGATCTGCGTCGACTTGTAGTCAGCGGGCGCCTGAGAACCATGGAGGTTCATCACCGTTGCGGCGACGTTTGCGAGACCGGGGATCTGCACACCGGGGTGAAGGCCGGGCCCTCCGGTAGCGACCGGCACTGCAATTTCACATCTGAACTGactatctctaactatattttcttcatttcgttctaTTCTTAATTCTCTTTTCCGTtcttattccctttatttcctcttatttccaacagtttctcttcgagcggaatcacgaagggaaaggagagataatCCTGTTCTGGAGGAAATAACCATGAAAACCCCTTCGTGACGGAAACCgtaaagggaaaccgttggaacgcTAAAAAGAACGaaaatcctgtcgtgaagggattctgtACCCTGAAATGAAActgttgaagatggtctaaggAGCAATATAGAAGCATAAATCCGGCATCACACTTACTGACTCAAGGGTGTGCGAGGTCAGTATATGGACGCCGCCGCTCTTGTCAAGCAGTGGCTGGCTGGCTGCCCAGACTTGTTTCTCTTCACCATATCCTCGGCATTTCTATGATCAGCAGTGACAACGTAGATATCGCCCACACGCTCGATAGCATCCAAAATCATCTATAGTGGAAGAAGGAGAAACAATTCTTGTCAAACTATGGTGAAATAATTAGGTATTTTGGGGAGGCACATTGAGCACATACAAAGGAAGAAAAAGCAAAGCCTGATAGATAGGGTGTGATTAGTTCCCCGCATCTACCTCAACTAGGCTCAACTTATGCGTATAATCCTAAAGAGAAAGGTGATTGATTATCCGTATGAACCTAAGTAGTATGTTCCAGTGCATGCAAAAATACCCACTGGTCTGTCCCAGCAGAGAAGTCCGCAAGTTTCTTCACTCCTGAGCTTGGCCCAACTTATGCAAGCTCAGCACATACAACCTCTCGTATAGTCTCAGATTTAGTTAAtcaaattttattatttttaacaaatatagcCCTACTCAATCACACCTATAAAGAATCATTTTTGTTCTCACCTTAACAGCCTCATCAGCAGCCTTACAAGGCAAGCCACCACTGCGGCCTCAATATCACCACTGTGACCTACCATATCACCATTTGGAAGGTTTACGCGGACCTATAGAATATAACACCAAGCAGTTTTAAGACCCCAATTAGTAGTAGCTTAGCTTGTAAACTTTCTTACACAATGAAAATTCTGTCTAATGCACGAGGATTCAGTTGAACCCCCGAAAAAATTGGAAAATGGAACCGATATTAGTACTCCACCAGGCATTGAACAAACCCACAAGAAACTGGATTCAGATTCTGCAGAACGAAACGAGAGATCCATCCAAGCAAGCTAGGACTTACTTACCAACAGAAGAAGAACTCAATTCTTGTACGGATGGGTCTCCAATCCGCGACAGCCCaggggacgacgacgacgacgctgATGGGAGAAGGAACGCTGGTGGAATGAAACTATGGAAGGAACGAAGGATCCGCCTTGGTCTGGATGGAGagtttttttcatatatttctaatataaataattaaataaatagacatctcataaatttttttaaaaaatagacacaTACTGCTATCTTATGAAACGGTTAAACACTTACCACCCTCTGTCCATgtatgaacagtactcggcagTAGTACTGTTCATATATCCGATTTCACTTTTATATTCTCTATTTAAAATAGTGGTCTTCTATTgcttcaaaaattatataattttttatatgtgtttcataatccatgtgcaactcattttaattttagaaattagttcatcacataataagaatattagagactttttttagatttttgaaaatttatttgaggtcctaacaattgttagaaatataaaagtagtatttttttagaaaaatttagtttaaattatacacaatatttttggatgaatctaattaaaatagattgcacatgtattataaaacacgtaaaaaagttatataatttttaaaacaaCATAAGACTACTATTTATAATAGAGAAGATGAGAGAGAATTGGAGACACGAACAATACTCCTGCCGAGTTCTATTCATATGGGGGCTTACCACTATAAGAGTACGGAATTTGTCTATTCTTGTAAAGTTTTTCATCAGATGTTTTAATTATTTTCGTtagataatataaaaataaaaaactcctgATGGAGGCGTTTTTGGAGTTTGGGACAGGGCCCGACCAAATTGGGCTTTTGGGCAGTAGGCCGTGCAGGATTGGAGCCGTATTTTTTGGGCCTATTTGAGTCAGCCCAGAATGAAATCGTATGGTTCGTTCGACGATCCTGTCGGTCCAGAGATTAGGCGCAGGCGTGAAACGCAAGTACGCAACCGAGGAGCTGCAGAAAACTGATGGACACACCGAAACCAACAGCATCCAGCGATGCTTTCGTTGCTTCTATGTTTTGCATCAATCAAACACAGCAAAATTCATCCGGAGTGAacaacccctctctctctctctctgtgtaaGACTTGGCCAGATGACAATGCCTTTCGAAATTTGAACACTGCAGCAACACGAACGTGCTAGTATGGAGATGCAGCGTTCAGCCAACCACAGTGAGAAGAGCATCGATCAGCTGTCGTATTCATGCTACAGTATAATTCACTTTTCTACGGAGGCACAGCAGTGACAGCACAACCAAACAAACTCGCTCAACCGGCTGCAGCATCCATAGTATTCATGCTACAGTACAATTCACTTTTCTAATGGCTCGAGACGTAATGTGACTTCAGTTTCCAGAGTGCATACGCAAGCACTACCCGGTCACAGTTCGTGACGATATTGTCACAGAGGAATAGCGGATTTGAGGCCCTTTGCAACGCAGGAATTTCCCATGATTGACGCGGGGATCGGACTCAGAACTCGTGTGTTCCAGAGAAGCCCCGAAACCCGGAATCCGGTGAGCACCCACCGTGACAGCGCCGCCGCAGCCTATGTGGTCCACCACCGCGCCGCCCCGACATTGAGACGCGACCATCTCGACGGCCGGCGAGGTCCGATGGCGGAGGCCGCGGTGGCCGGAATTCAACACGCACCGCTAGCGCGAGCAGCTTTGTTGGGCGGGCGAGACAAGAGCGAGTGAGCGCTGAGCCAACCAGGGCCTCCGCCCGACTAGGATTTTTTTACCGGTAAATAAAATTAACCGGAGATGACTGGTAAATATGGTATATTggataaaattcaaataagtttaaataaaatttaaataaaatattagtaaatatactaatttttttaccGGGATCCACGGGTAGATACAGTAAACCAGGTTTATCACTGTTTTTTAGCCATTTTTTTTCCCTCCGACATCTGGAAAGGAAGCACATCACCATCTATTTTGTTTCGCATGCAGGTTAGGATTTCAATCGCAGGACATacacattgaaaaaaaaatacttggcCCTGATCCATCGTGCAATCTTAGTCTTCCCAGTTCATCATAGTAGtagcatgtatgtatgtacatgGACTCATCAAGTGGGGGACAAACAAAATGTGATGCTCAAGCATGTCTCCTTCCTTTTATGAGTGGGCAATTTGAACCGCCAGAGGAACACTGGCCAAGTGATTTAATTTTTGGCATACAATTCAGGCTGCGTTTGAGAAAATGTAgtggaaaagagagaaaaaaaggaggggTGAGGACAACACAGAGGGGGATTGCCTactctaactttttttttgttttttccaaGTATTTCACTTCGATCCCTCCTTACAAAGTGCATGGTTtaccataggaaaaaaaaaaacaaaaccacACACACCCAGAGGGATTTCCATGCACAATCGACGATGACCCCGGATCGATTTTCATATcaaagaggaagagagaaaaaaaaggcagCCATGGACAATTCTTTTGCTCTCGTGCCCAAACAATGGGGGTAAAAAAGGAAACGAAGCACACCAATGCCAATGGAGCGGCACGGTGAGTGCTGATGACTAGGAGGACCAGCTCCTGAGGAGGGACGGCTTGCCGAACATCTGGTCGAGCGCCAGAACGACGGCCATGGCCAGCGGCACCTCCATCCCCGGCTGCACCACCAGGCGGAACACGTCTGTGCCCAGCGCCTCCTTGGGGCGCACCTCCGCCACGGCCTGCCGCCGCTCGTCGTACACCGTGCAGCACCGTCGCAGGTACGAACCCTCCACCTCGTACCCGCCTCCGGTTTTCGCCCCGACGCCCGCGGCGCCAGAGCAGGGCGCGACGTGCGCCATGGACTTGGCGCTGCCATGGCCCCCTCCGCGCATGTACTGCGCCGGCGCCCTCCGCTTCACGGCGTAGAGCGGCGGCGTGCGCCGCGCCTCCTCGCCGGGGTACACCAGCCACTGGTCGGCGCCCAGGCCGATCAGCCTCCTGCGGCGGACGGTGAGCACGGGGCGGCCGGCGGCGTCCATGAGCACGACCTCGGCGCGAGAGTCGGACGCGTAGCTGTCCACGCGGTACACGAGGTTGCCGCTGGCGTCGAACACCGTGAACCCCCGGCAGTTGAGCAGCAGCGACTTGCGCCACACCGTCAGCGTGACCGGCTCCTCGTCGGCCGGCGGCTGGCCGAGCGACGGCAAGGCCACGTTCGGGTGCACCTTCGCAGCCATGCTTAGATTTTGCAGAGACGACTGGTGAGTCAaggaaggtagagagagaagaagagagcaGCTGGAGGCTTGGAGCTGATGATTGTGTGTGGGTGTCACGATTTGAGAAATGGTGAACGTGAGCAGTATATATACACGCCCCCATGGACAGGAATGCCCCTGCATGATTAGGTTGGGTTGGAGGGGTTATGTGGCAGATGGAACTGGGGGCAGAGGATGAGATTAACAACTATATATTCCCTCCGGTAAAGAACATTTGTGGCCTACCTCAAACTTCATATAAAGAGAGTAATTTGTAACTTTGGATAAAGAACAGATGTGGCCTACCTCAAACTTTTATGAGTCTTAACTATTATAATTCACGATTAATTTGACTGGAGGAAGTATGTGCTAAGAAGGTTGAGAAAATGTTATGCTATAGCAACCTATATCTTTTTACTAGAAACTACTCTCTGTGTGGTGGTAGAGGGATAAAGATACAATGTTATCCACTGAGGATCAAATACT
This genomic interval carries:
- the LOC133885213 gene encoding protein LURP-one-related 8-like encodes the protein MAAKVHPNVALPSLGQPPADEEPVTLTVWRKSLLLNCRGFTVFDASGNLVYRVDSYASDSRAEVVLMDAAGRPVLTVRRRRLIGLGADQWLVYPGEEARRTPPLYAVKRRAPAQYMRGGGHGSAKSMAHVAPCSGAAGVGAKTGGGYEVEGSYLRRCCTVYDERRQAVAEVRPKEALGTDVFRLVVQPGMEVPLAMAVVLALDQMFGKPSLLRSWSS